The nucleotide window TAATATTTTTCTGTTAATTCCAAGATCGTCTCCTAAAAGCAGCAACGCAATTTCGGTCGGGTCTCCCGTTCCATGTCCGTTCTCATAGGTTGCATCGGAACAAAGGATCATAGCTTTTGCAAGTAATTTTACATCTTCCGTGGCAGTGTTTTCCCTATCCCGATCAATAGCTATTTCGCCTTCCAGGTTGAAACAGTTTGTAACTGTCATCTTGTTTTGTGTTAAAGTACCCGTTTTGTCGGAACAGATAATATTGACAGATCCGAGTGTTTCAACGGCAGGCATTTTTTTTATTATAGCGTTTTTCTTCGACATACTTGTCACCCCGATAGCAAGGACCACTGCGACAATAGCTGCAAGACCTTCAGGTATAGCTGCTACAGCCAAAGAAACCGATAAAAGGAACATTTCTGCCAGATCTCTTCCCTGGAGCAAAGCAATGATGAAAATAATGACACAGATTCCGAGGGCAAACAATCCAAGTGTTTTTCCTAATTTATCTAACCGGATTTCCAAAGGGGTTTTAGATTTTTCTTCCGTGTTAATGATATGGGCAATTTTGCCGACTTCGGTATTCATCCCGGTTTCAACCACAACTCCAACACCTCTTCCATGAGTAACATGTGTTGACATAAAAGCAGTATTCGAACGGTCTCCCAGAGGCGTTTTGGGATCGTAGTGAATAAGTAATGCATCTTTTTCGGAAGAAACAGATTCACCGGTCAGTGCCGATTCCTCGATCTGAAGATTTGCCGACTCGATCAAACGAATATCCGCAGCAATGAACCGTCCGGCATCAAGGATAAGAATATCGCCGGGCACAACTCTCCAGGAACCAATCTCCCGGACTTCTCCATTTCTGCGGACAAGCGCCTTAGGAAATGACATTTTCTTTAGTGCGTCTATCGCTTTGCCTGCTTTCACCTCCTGAACAACGCCAAGCACAGCATTCGTAATTATTACGAGTATGATGATTATTGCATCGGTATACTCGCCCATAAACAGGGTGATAATTACTGCTACAAATAAGTTAGCAACAAGCGGAAAAAAGACAACGACACGACAGACATTTCACTGCAACTAGACAAATAAAGACAGAAAATAAAATAAGCCGACACTCAAGCCAACCCAAAAGTTTAAATTTTTACCCCACCGCACTTTTTCGCCAAAGGCGTTTTGCTATCCCACATTGCAGCACATTTGCAAGCCCCCACAAGCCAACGCTCAAACCAAAGGCTTGCAAAAGAGCTGCAATTTTGCCAACGCTCCTAATTGGCACATTTTGCAAATAATATTTTAGTTTAATTAATTTATAATGTCGAAGGAATTAAAATAATATCTATTTTTGCATCATAATAAACTAGGGGTGCCTTACTTTCAGGCTGAGATCATACCCTTTATACCTGATCAGGATAATACCTGCGTAGGGAAGTAAAGAAAAATCAATTGCTGAAAGTTTTAATTCCCAATGTTTATTCAAGTTTAATACTTAATAAACAAAAAAATGGAACAAATCGTATCAGCAGGAGTTATCGATTCCTATTTTAGAAAACTTAAAGAAAATTTATCGGTAGATGTCGCAATTGCAGGGGGCGGTCCTTCAGGACTAGTCGCTTCGTATTATCTTGCGGGAAAAGGTTTAAAAGTCGCTTTGTTTGAACGCAAGCTCGCGCCCGGTGGCGGAATGTGGGGAGGGGCAATGATGTTCAACGAAATTGTTGTGCAAAAAGAGGCTTTGCATATACTCGATGAATTTAAAATTGACTATAACCATTACGATACGGATTATTACACCTTGGATTCTGTGCATGCAACATCTGCTTTGATTTACCACGCAACTAAAGCCGGTGTGCGGATGTTCAATTGCACTTCAATTGAAGATGTTGTTTTTCAAAATAACAGGGTAAGCGGTATTGTTGTCAACTGGGCGCCTGTTCATCGCGAACACATGCATGTTGACCCGCTTGTTATAATGGCAAAGGCTGTAATTGATGGTACCGGTCACGATTGCGATATTGCCCGAACGCTTGAAAGAAAAAACAACATTAAATTAAATACCGAAACAGGAAAAGTAATGGGCGAACGCTCCCTATCTGTTGAAGAAGCAGAGCGTACTACTATTGAAAATACTAAAGAAATTTATCCGGGATTATTTGTGTCAGGAATGGCTGCAAATGGCGTGAGCGGTGGATTTAGAATGGGACCTATTTTCGGAGGGATGTTACTTTCCGGTAAAAAAGTTGCTGAATTAATTTCTTCGCAATTACAAAAAAAATAGTATATGGAAGATTTTGGCTTATATATTATTTTAACCAAGCCTTTTTTACCGTACACAACCATTGCAGAAAAATGTGTTGCTCATGGTATAAAAATGTTGCAGTTACGCGAAAAAAATCTTCCCGATAGGGAATTGATAAAGATTGGAAAAGAAATCCGCAATATTACTAAAGGCACTGGAACGAAACTGGTAATTAACGACAGACCTGATATTGCAGCAATATGCGAAGCTGATTTTTTGCATCTTGGGCAGGATGATATTTCAATAAATGATGCAAGGAAAATTGTGGGAGATATGAAGATTGGATTATCTACACATTCTATCGAACAAGCTAAAGAAGCTTTGAAAAATAATCCATCTTATATTGGATTCGGTCCTGTATATCCTACAAATGCAAAAGCAATACCCGACAAGCCCGTAGGCACCGAACAATTAAAACAAGTACTTGGTTTTGCCAATATACCTGTAGTCGCTATCGGCGGTATTTTCCCTGAAAATATAAAACATGTTATTGATGCAGGGGCAAAAAATATTGTCATGGTAAGGTATTTTATGCAAACCGGCGAGTTCAACAAAAGAGTCAATGAAATTAAAAAATTATTTTAAAAGACAGAAAAAAATGAATACTCAAATACAAAAAGCCCGTGAGGGAATTGTTACACAAGAAATTATTGATGTAGCAAAACAAGAAAATGTTAATCCCGATTGGGTTCGCAATGAAATAGCAATAGGAAGAATTGTAATTCCGAAAAACATAAATCATGATTTTCCTGTTCGCGGTATTGGTAAGGGATTACGCACAAAAATTAATGCTAATATAGGCACATCGGAAAAACATTGTGATCTGGTTGAAGAATTAGAAAAAATGAAAATTGCCATAAAACATGGAGCCGATGCAATAATGGATCTCTCTACCGGTGGAAATCTCAGGATAATATTGCAGCGTATTTTAAAAGAATCGTCTGTCATGGTTGGTACTGTCCCGATTTATAATGTTGCCACACGTTTGCTGTCGGAAGGGAAAAATATATCTCAACTTGATCCTGAAGATTTATTTAATGAAATTGAGATGCAAGCCAGAATGGGCGTAGATTTTATGACATTGCACTGTGGCGTTACAAGATCATCGCTCTCCTATTTAAAAAACGATGAAAGGGTTTGCGGTATTGTTAGCAGGGGTGGCGCAATATTGAAACGATGGATAACAAATAATAATAAAGAAAACCCATTATACGAGCAATATGATAGGATTCTTGATATTTGTGGAAAATACGATGTTACTATCAGTCTTGGCGATGGAATTCGTCCGGGTTGTGGGGCAGATGCGACCGACAGGGGGCAGATTGCGGAGCTACTGGTTCTTGGCGAACTGGTTGATCGTGCAAGGGAAAAAGGAGTACAGGTAATGGTAGAGGGACCAGGACATATGCCACTTGACCAAATAGAAATGAATGTAAAAATCATGAAACGACTTTGCCATGAAGCTCCTTTCTATGTATTAGGTCCTTTAACTACCGATTCGGCTCCGGGATACGACCATATTGTTGGAGCTATTGGCGGAACTGTTGCTGCAATTCATGGTGCAGATTTTTTATGCTATGTAACACCCGCAGAGCATCTGTGTTTGCCAACAGTAAATGATGTAAAGGATGGTGTAATTGCAAGCAGGATAGCTGCACAAAGCGCCGATATTGTAAAAAACACAAACGGTGCACGCGAGAGAGATTATATCATTTCAAAAGCGCGCCGCGACTTGGACTGGGAAACAATTTTTAATAATGCCATTGACCCTGAAATAGCGCGTAAAAGAAAAAACGAATCCGAAAGCAGTAATGAAAATCATTGTACAATGTGTGGAAATTTGTGTGCCGTGAAAAACGATAAAAATATGTAATGAACTATTTTTTAACTATAGCTGCTTCTGATAATAGCGGTGGTGCTGGCATTCAGCAAGATATTAAAGTAGCTCACGATTTAGACTACTGGGCTCTTTCTGCCGTTAGTGGCATTACTGTGCAGAACTTTAAAAAAGTTTTTGAAATAGAAGCTGTAAAACCTTATCTGTTGCAATCCCAAATTGAACAATGCTTAATTTCATTTCCTGTTCAGGCAATAAAAATCGGGGCTATTTGCAACATTGAAAATTTAAAAGTGATTGCCGGTTGTTTGAAAAGTTATTCCGCAATACATGTTGTGCTAGATACTGTGTTGTTTTCAACAAGCGGGAAAACATTTTTGGATACTTCTGCTTTAAATACCCTGAAAGAGATATTATTCCCATTAACGGAAATAGTTACTCCTAATAAACTGGAGTTTGAAATTCTTACTAACCGAAATATCAATAATATTGACGAGGCGATTGAAATTGCAAAGGATAAATGTTTGGAATGGGAAACATCTATTTTAATTAAAGGAGGGCATTTTAATGATCCCATGATAACAGAAGCATTAATAACAAATACTCATGTTAATAAATTTAAAAGAGAAAGGAAAAATTATAATTACCAGCATGGAACAGGATGTACTCTTTCTACTGCACTTGCATGTTATTTAGGTCGAAAAACATCTATATCCAATGCGTATTCTTTAGCTACAGAATACCTCATTAAGCATTATGATTCATTGCAAATTAAAATGTCCTGATTTATCTCGATTTTGGTTGTAAATTATATTTACATATGGCAGCCCCAACACTCAAGCTGACGCTTCTGCTGCCAAAAGAGATAAATTTTACCTGCTCACATAAGTCATGGTTAATTTTTTGTTCAAAACAATTTCAATAAAAACATTGTTGAATGAAAAATAGTTATTTTATTTGCGATTCAATTTGTTCTTTGATTATTATTTATTAATTGTGAATTAGGTCCTGCTTTAGGGACTAAAAGGGAACCGTGTGAAAATCACGGGCTGACGCGCAACTGTAACTCTGCTCCAATAACATCGGAGAAGTATTTTCGGCAAAATAAAAACCACTGTCCGCCAACTGGCGGATGGGAAGGTAGCCGAAAATCAGAGAAGCCAGGACATCTGCCTGATTCATTTGATTGCTTTCGCGAATTGGAGCAAAATCAAATAGATGAATTTATTTAGAAGACACCAAAAAGTACTTCTCAAATTTTTCCCTTTCATTAGTTTGTTTCTTTTCGTTTGTAAGCATGCTGTATTAATCAAAAGATTGATGCTCATGATTCTATTTATTAACATTGAAAAAGTAACAAACAATGAAAAAAAGGAAAAAACACCAGTCCATTGTTTTAATTGCAGGCTGCGCGATGATTCTGTCTGCAACAACAGTATATGGACAACAACAAGACACCACAAAAGTTGTGTCATTAGATGAAGTAATAGTTACTGCAACACGTAGCGAGAAAAATATCAACGACATTGGCAGGAGTATTACTGTTATTACTTCAAACGATATCAAAAATTCCGGTGCAAGCACCGTTTCGGAACTGCTCAACCGAGAAGAAGGATTTTATATTGTTGGTGCACAACAAAATCCGGGAAGTTTAAATAGTATATTCACACGTGGAGCTAACAGCAACCATACCGTCATTATGATTGACGGTGTTCGAATTACCGACCCTTCTTCAACAGATAACTCCATTAACCTGTCAGAACTATCGCTGGCTGACATAGAGCGAATAGAAATTGTTCGCGGTTCACATAGCACACTTTACGGTTCATCTGCAATTGGCGGAGTGATAAATATCATCACCGGCAAAAATAATAAAACCCCCGGTATTCATGTTGATGCTGATGTAAAAGGTGGCGTTTTCGGTAATACTGGTTCAATCATTTCGGAAAATGTATTGTTAAATTACACGCACAAAAGCGGGCTGTATGTAAATGCGGAGATGTTCAATAACATTAGTAAAGGGTTTAATTCTACATTAGATACCATTACCAATCCAAATGCTTATAAACATCCTGACATGAGCGATGGCTTTAAAAAGACTGATATTATTGGGAGAATCGGGTATAAAACTAAAAA belongs to Bacteroidales bacterium and includes:
- a CDS encoding hydroxymethylpyrimidine/phosphomethylpyrimidine kinase; translated protein: MNYFLTIAASDNSGGAGIQQDIKVAHDLDYWALSAVSGITVQNFKKVFEIEAVKPYLLQSQIEQCLISFPVQAIKIGAICNIENLKVIAGCLKSYSAIHVVLDTVLFSTSGKTFLDTSALNTLKEILFPLTEIVTPNKLEFEILTNRNINNIDEAIEIAKDKCLEWETSILIKGGHFNDPMITEALITNTHVNKFKRERKNYNYQHGTGCTLSTALACYLGRKTSISNAYSLATEYLIKHYDSLQIKMS
- the thiC gene encoding phosphomethylpyrimidine synthase ThiC, encoding MKLKNYFKRQKKMNTQIQKAREGIVTQEIIDVAKQENVNPDWVRNEIAIGRIVIPKNINHDFPVRGIGKGLRTKINANIGTSEKHCDLVEELEKMKIAIKHGADAIMDLSTGGNLRIILQRILKESSVMVGTVPIYNVATRLLSEGKNISQLDPEDLFNEIEMQARMGVDFMTLHCGVTRSSLSYLKNDERVCGIVSRGGAILKRWITNNNKENPLYEQYDRILDICGKYDVTISLGDGIRPGCGADATDRGQIAELLVLGELVDRAREKGVQVMVEGPGHMPLDQIEMNVKIMKRLCHEAPFYVLGPLTTDSAPGYDHIVGAIGGTVAAIHGADFLCYVTPAEHLCLPTVNDVKDGVIASRIAAQSADIVKNTNGARERDYIISKARRDLDWETIFNNAIDPEIARKRKNESESSNENHCTMCGNLCAVKNDKNM
- a CDS encoding sulfide-dependent adenosine diphosphate thiazole synthase encodes the protein MEQIVSAGVIDSYFRKLKENLSVDVAIAGGGPSGLVASYYLAGKGLKVALFERKLAPGGGMWGGAMMFNEIVVQKEALHILDEFKIDYNHYDTDYYTLDSVHATSALIYHATKAGVRMFNCTSIEDVVFQNNRVSGIVVNWAPVHREHMHVDPLVIMAKAVIDGTGHDCDIARTLERKNNIKLNTETGKVMGERSLSVEEAERTTIENTKEIYPGLFVSGMAANGVSGGFRMGPIFGGMLLSGKKVAELISSQLQKK
- the thiE gene encoding thiamine phosphate synthase, with amino-acid sequence MEDFGLYIILTKPFLPYTTIAEKCVAHGIKMLQLREKNLPDRELIKIGKEIRNITKGTGTKLVINDRPDIAAICEADFLHLGQDDISINDARKIVGDMKIGLSTHSIEQAKEALKNNPSYIGFGPVYPTNAKAIPDKPVGTEQLKQVLGFANIPVVAIGGIFPENIKHVIDAGAKNIVMVRYFMQTGEFNKRVNEIKKLF
- a CDS encoding HAD-IC family P-type ATPase, yielding MGEYTDAIIIILVIITNAVLGVVQEVKAGKAIDALKKMSFPKALVRRNGEVREIGSWRVVPGDILILDAGRFIAADIRLIESANLQIEESALTGESVSSEKDALLIHYDPKTPLGDRSNTAFMSTHVTHGRGVGVVVETGMNTEVGKIAHIINTEEKSKTPLEIRLDKLGKTLGLFALGICVIIFIIALLQGRDLAEMFLLSVSLAVAAIPEGLAAIVAVVLAIGVTSMSKKNAIIKKMPAVETLGSVNIICSDKTGTLTQNKMTVTNCFNLEGEIAIDRDRENTATEDVKLLAKAMILCSDATYENGHGTGDPTEIALLLLGDDLGINRKILNAENNRAGEFSFDSDRKLMSTQNEENGNYTVFTKGAIGNLIKI